One genomic segment of Bifidobacterium breve DSM 20213 = JCM 1192 includes these proteins:
- a CDS encoding alpha/beta fold hydrolase, whose protein sequence is MSGAGRILSFIAAGDPNRPLVVLLHGVCDAAIAWSDYIDYLSHDFRVVAVDMLGHGLSPRYADAQLRHPFESAYEAFEETVEYLEHVHGGRAIMIGHSMGGAIVTMLVRRRPDLCLGAVVEDPAWLNDEQRQRYVDNAPANAALLHDWASDPANAIRHNQTRRPNWPMEDHIGWAYGQNRCDPRLELTGVVSFAEDWHQVVSSIEVPLVVVSSDDPSDLVGVRGLEEVRAMGKPNLETVFIPGCEHGLRRTDIAAFNQAVTPILHRWAACESHVSGEI, encoded by the coding sequence GTGAGCGGGGCGGGGCGCATACTCAGCTTCATTGCAGCGGGCGATCCGAATCGTCCCCTTGTCGTCCTGCTGCACGGCGTGTGCGACGCGGCGATTGCCTGGTCCGACTACATCGACTATCTCAGTCATGATTTTCGCGTGGTTGCGGTCGATATGCTGGGGCATGGCCTGTCGCCGCGATATGCCGATGCTCAACTCCGACATCCATTCGAATCCGCGTATGAGGCGTTTGAGGAGACCGTTGAATATCTTGAACACGTCCACGGTGGCAGGGCGATCATGATCGGGCATTCCATGGGAGGTGCGATTGTGACGATGCTGGTCAGGCGTCGTCCCGATCTTTGCCTCGGTGCAGTGGTCGAGGATCCCGCATGGCTGAACGATGAGCAGCGACAGCGGTATGTGGACAACGCGCCGGCCAATGCGGCGTTGCTGCACGACTGGGCATCCGACCCGGCCAACGCGATCCGTCACAATCAGACGCGTCGTCCGAATTGGCCGATGGAGGATCATATCGGCTGGGCCTATGGGCAGAACCGATGTGATCCGCGATTGGAGCTCACCGGCGTGGTCAGCTTCGCGGAGGACTGGCATCAGGTGGTGTCCTCGATAGAGGTGCCCTTGGTGGTGGTCTCGTCCGACGATCCCTCAGATCTCGTGGGTGTGCGCGGGCTGGAGGAAGTCAGGGCAATGGGGAAGCCGAACCTTGAAACGGTTTTCATTCCCGGGTGTGAGCACGGTCTGCGCAGGACTGACATTGCCGCGTTCAATCAGGCGGTTACGCCCATACTGCACCGCTGGGCCGCATGTGAATCTCATGTTTCCGGCGAAATATAA
- a CDS encoding N-acetylmannosamine-6-phosphate 2-epimerase — protein sequence MHQAIEKIRGGLVVSCQAYPGEPLRHPETMAQMAMAAVEGGAVGIRCQGLADIAAIKGQVSVPVIGIWKDGEEGVYITPTLRHARCCAAAGADIIAIDATGRPRPDGLTYAETVRALHDEGVIVMADCGSFADAERAVEAGTDIISTTLSGYTGERPKTDGPDFELLGQMIEAFPDVPVLCEGRIHTPDQLHQVMAAGAWAAVVGTAITHPTTITRWFEAKL from the coding sequence ATGCATCAGGCAATCGAGAAGATCAGGGGCGGCCTCGTGGTGAGCTGCCAGGCGTACCCGGGCGAGCCGCTGCGCCACCCGGAGACCATGGCGCAGATGGCCATGGCGGCCGTGGAGGGCGGGGCCGTGGGCATCCGCTGCCAGGGCCTCGCGGACATCGCGGCCATCAAGGGCCAGGTGAGCGTGCCGGTGATCGGCATCTGGAAGGACGGCGAGGAGGGCGTGTACATCACGCCGACCCTGCGCCACGCCCGCTGCTGCGCCGCCGCCGGAGCGGACATCATCGCGATCGACGCGACCGGACGCCCGCGACCGGACGGGCTGACCTACGCCGAGACCGTGCGCGCCCTGCACGACGAGGGCGTGATCGTGATGGCCGACTGTGGCAGCTTCGCCGACGCCGAGCGCGCCGTGGAGGCCGGCACCGACATCATATCCACTACGCTGTCCGGCTACACCGGCGAGCGCCCCAAGACCGACGGTCCGGACTTCGAGCTGCTCGGCCAGATGATCGAGGCGTTCCCGGACGTGCCCGTGCTGTGCGAGGGCCGCATCCACACGCCCGACCAACTGCATCAGGTCATGGCCGCCGGCGCGTGGGCCGCGGTGGTGGGCACGGCGATCACGCATCCGACGACCATCACGCGCTGGTTCGAGGCGAAGCTGTGA
- the asd gene encoding aspartate-semialdehyde dehydrogenase, translated as MPEKIKVGILGATGMVGQRFITLLENHPWFEVVTLAASAHSAGKTYEEAVGSRWKMETPMPEYAKHMVVADGDDAESVAANVDFMFSAVNMPKDEIRAIEERYAKTETPVVSNNSAHRWTPDVPMVVPEINPEHFAVIEHQRKRLGTTRGFIAVKPNCSIQAYTPALAAWKEFEPREVVVSTYQAISGAGKTFQDWPEMVGNIIPFISGEEAKSEKEPLKVFGHVDADKGKIVPFDGDLKITSQCIRVPVLNGHTATVFLNFGKKATKEELIDRLVNYTSKASELGLPHAPKHFIQYLTEEDRPQVKLDVDYEGGMGVSIGRLREDSIFDWKFVGLAHNTLRGAAGGALECAEMLKALGYITKK; from the coding sequence ATGCCCGAAAAGATAAAGGTCGGCATTCTCGGCGCCACCGGTATGGTCGGCCAGCGTTTCATCACGCTGCTGGAAAACCACCCGTGGTTCGAAGTGGTCACGCTTGCCGCTTCCGCACACAGCGCCGGCAAGACGTATGAGGAGGCCGTCGGCAGCCGTTGGAAGATGGAAACGCCGATGCCCGAATACGCCAAGCACATGGTGGTTGCGGACGGCGACGACGCCGAGTCCGTGGCCGCGAACGTGGACTTCATGTTCTCCGCGGTGAACATGCCTAAGGACGAGATTCGCGCCATCGAAGAGCGTTATGCCAAGACCGAGACCCCGGTGGTATCCAACAACAGCGCCCACCGCTGGACCCCGGACGTGCCGATGGTGGTGCCGGAGATCAACCCCGAACACTTCGCGGTGATCGAGCACCAGCGCAAGCGCCTTGGCACCACACGCGGTTTCATCGCCGTCAAGCCGAACTGCTCGATTCAGGCCTACACTCCGGCGCTGGCCGCGTGGAAGGAATTCGAGCCACGCGAGGTGGTCGTCAGCACCTATCAGGCGATTTCCGGCGCGGGCAAGACCTTCCAGGATTGGCCTGAGATGGTGGGCAACATCATCCCGTTCATTTCCGGCGAGGAAGCAAAGAGCGAGAAGGAACCGCTCAAGGTGTTCGGCCATGTGGACGCCGACAAGGGCAAGATTGTGCCGTTCGACGGCGACCTCAAGATCACGTCCCAGTGTATCCGCGTGCCCGTGCTCAACGGCCACACCGCCACCGTGTTCCTGAACTTCGGCAAGAAGGCCACCAAGGAAGAGCTCATTGATCGTCTGGTGAACTACACCTCCAAGGCGTCCGAGCTCGGCCTGCCGCACGCGCCGAAGCACTTCATCCAGTACCTCACTGAGGAGGACCGCCCGCAGGTCAAGCTTGACGTGGATTACGAGGGCGGCATGGGCGTTTCCATCGGCCGTCTGCGCGAGGACTCCATCTTCGATTGGAAGTTCGTAGGTCTGGCCCACAACACCCTGCGCGGTGCCGCCGGCGGCGCCCTCGAGTGCGCCGAAATGCTCAAGGCCCTCGGCTACATCACCAAGAAGTAG
- a CDS encoding DUF5701 family protein has protein sequence MSIASVEAQKQLDRIVALGYPDVADMSAAAFRALAEPLIGALEHSDLGSNILLVPTRELVSPESLIARTSINRMAGFTTMPPRDIASFLPQDGFMPPEGPFYLVVDPHTGTCYINREPDVARKLIDSDERLPLTLEEGLAIATQHPEWLLEKNGFNLLGSRSADGRVPSIWMSQNAPRLGAVWPNSKHTWLGNAFCMARRGVSLFR, from the coding sequence ATGTCTATCGCATCAGTAGAGGCGCAAAAGCAACTCGACCGTATCGTGGCCCTCGGCTACCCGGACGTGGCGGATATGAGTGCCGCCGCATTCCGCGCGCTTGCCGAGCCGCTCATCGGCGCGCTCGAGCATTCCGATCTCGGCTCGAACATCCTACTGGTGCCTACGCGCGAGCTAGTCTCGCCCGAATCGCTGATTGCGCGAACCTCCATCAACCGCATGGCCGGCTTTACCACCATGCCTCCGCGAGACATCGCCAGCTTCCTGCCGCAAGACGGATTCATGCCGCCCGAAGGCCCGTTCTATCTGGTGGTCGATCCGCATACCGGCACCTGCTACATCAACCGCGAGCCCGACGTGGCCCGCAAGCTGATTGATTCCGACGAGCGTCTGCCGCTCACCCTCGAAGAAGGCTTGGCCATCGCCACCCAGCACCCTGAATGGCTGTTGGAAAAGAACGGTTTCAACCTGCTCGGCTCGCGCAGCGCGGACGGGCGCGTGCCGAGCATCTGGATGAGTCAGAACGCGCCGAGGCTCGGCGCCGTGTGGCCGAATTCCAAGCACACGTGGCTCGGCAACGCGTTCTGCATGGCCCGCCGCGGGGTGTCGCTGTTCCGATAG
- a CDS encoding ATP-binding protein — MQNNKPTLAGMMTLGDYPQRIYPNLCITAIAVNGTVLQPDDGGERFIDNKRYEGTIAEMLEGALGFVARNGKTRVVIRDGKRTDIPEYPETAVREIITNALMHRDYGPYCNGTPIRLVMFSDRLECWNPGGVYGGQSINDLGYANMPTRNPTLVSILEIEKIAENRHSGIPVIRDEARTHGVRQPEFIDQRGSFLVRFFNSSAETNASDHDATPGQDKNSPRPADVENTILAYCAKPRLAQEIANHVGRSLQYTRREYIRPMVEAGKLSLTLPDKPKSKYQRYRLTNAA, encoded by the coding sequence ATGCAAAACAATAAGCCGACGCTTGCCGGAATGATGACGCTCGGCGATTACCCGCAACGCATCTACCCCAACCTTTGCATTACCGCTATTGCAGTCAATGGCACTGTTTTGCAGCCCGATGACGGTGGAGAACGCTTCATCGACAACAAGCGGTACGAGGGCACTATCGCAGAGATGCTCGAAGGCGCACTGGGGTTCGTTGCCCGCAACGGGAAAACGAGAGTCGTGATTCGCGACGGAAAACGCACCGACATCCCCGAATATCCGGAAACCGCGGTACGAGAAATAATCACTAATGCTCTCATGCACCGCGATTATGGCCCATACTGCAACGGCACGCCCATCCGACTTGTTATGTTTTCGGATCGGCTGGAATGTTGGAATCCGGGCGGCGTATACGGCGGCCAAAGCATCAACGATTTGGGCTATGCCAACATGCCGACGCGAAATCCCACGTTAGTTTCAATTTTGGAAATTGAGAAAATCGCGGAAAATCGCCACTCGGGGATCCCCGTTATTCGGGATGAGGCTAGGACACACGGAGTCCGGCAGCCGGAATTTATCGACCAGAGAGGTTCATTCCTCGTACGGTTCTTCAACAGCAGCGCGGAAACGAATGCTAGCGACCATGACGCCACGCCCGGCCAAGACAAGAACAGCCCGCGCCCGGCCGACGTCGAAAATACTATTCTTGCGTATTGCGCCAAACCGCGATTGGCGCAGGAAATCGCAAATCATGTAGGCCGAAGCCTGCAATATACGCGACGAGAGTACATTCGGCCGATGGTCGAGGCCGGGAAACTGTCATTGACGCTCCCGGACAAGCCCAAGAGCAAGTACCAGCGGTATCGTCTGACCAATGCTGCATAG
- a CDS encoding aspartate kinase yields the protein MALIVQKYGGSSVADTESIKRVAKRVVETEKKGNKVAVVVSAMGDTTDDLIDQALSIDSNPPEREMDMLMTAGERISMSLLAMAIHAEGSRAHSFTGQQAGFLTDARYGAAHIKAVKPDRVKNALSLGDIAIVAGFQGINAKGDATTLGRGGSDTSAVALAVALGADVCEIYTDVDGIFTADPRIVTSARRIPSIGYEAILEMASCGSKVLALRCVEYAQRFNMPLHVRSSFSRRPGTLVVPDGVDPRTLPNID from the coding sequence GTGGCTCTCATCGTGCAGAAGTACGGCGGCTCGTCGGTCGCCGATACCGAATCGATTAAACGTGTGGCCAAGCGCGTTGTCGAGACGGAGAAGAAGGGCAACAAAGTGGCCGTGGTGGTCTCCGCCATGGGCGACACCACCGACGACCTCATCGATCAGGCCCTCAGCATCGACTCCAACCCGCCCGAGCGCGAGATGGACATGCTTATGACCGCTGGCGAGCGAATTTCCATGAGCCTGCTCGCCATGGCCATTCACGCCGAAGGCAGCCGTGCGCACTCCTTCACCGGTCAGCAGGCCGGCTTCCTCACCGACGCCCGTTACGGCGCGGCCCATATCAAGGCCGTCAAGCCGGATCGTGTGAAGAACGCGCTATCGCTGGGAGACATTGCCATCGTCGCCGGCTTCCAGGGCATCAACGCCAAGGGCGATGCCACCACGCTCGGCCGTGGCGGTTCCGACACCTCCGCCGTGGCGCTCGCCGTGGCCCTTGGTGCCGACGTTTGCGAGATTTACACCGACGTGGACGGCATCTTCACCGCCGACCCGCGCATCGTGACCTCCGCTCGTCGCATTCCTTCCATCGGCTACGAAGCCATTCTGGAAATGGCCTCCTGCGGTTCCAAGGTGCTGGCGCTGCGCTGCGTGGAATACGCTCAGCGCTTCAACATGCCGCTGCACGTGCGCTCCTCGTTCTCCCGCCGCCCCGGCACGTTGGTGGTGCCTGACGGTGTGGATCCGCGCACGCTGCCGAACATCGACTGA
- a CDS encoding DUF4862 family protein — MPSFVVGAYASLPQGREAQETYYDLLGEQPWIEGTELPFPGDLADTTDRIWLAGHLPKRWRGNTVTVIPGTMQHVWKDPNFGLASPDEDGRKAALAFMKQLREALADLAQWRASQDVKFIEIHSAPTRIASRDAMAASLEALAQLDWSGAKLVIEHCDKYVEGQKPEKGFLSIEDEIALCGSAGIGLTVNWGRSVVEGRTPETAVAHVEAAAKAGVLSGLMFSGAGPEETQYGYGWIDGHLPMNPDEPTSLMDAAAIKAAVHAAGTQERPLDYLGAKVCVPKDATVEERLDYLARIHEAVVA; from the coding sequence ATGCCATCATTCGTCGTCGGCGCATACGCGTCATTGCCCCAGGGGCGTGAAGCCCAGGAAACCTACTACGACCTGCTCGGCGAGCAGCCGTGGATCGAGGGCACCGAGCTGCCCTTCCCCGGCGACCTCGCGGACACCACCGACCGCATCTGGCTGGCCGGCCACCTGCCCAAGCGCTGGCGCGGCAACACCGTCACCGTCATCCCCGGCACCATGCAGCACGTGTGGAAGGACCCGAACTTCGGCCTCGCCAGCCCGGACGAGGACGGGCGCAAGGCCGCGCTCGCGTTCATGAAGCAGCTGCGCGAGGCGCTCGCCGACCTCGCCCAGTGGAGGGCCAGCCAGGACGTCAAGTTCATCGAAATCCACTCCGCACCCACGAGGATCGCCAGCCGCGACGCCATGGCCGCCTCGCTCGAGGCCCTCGCGCAGCTGGATTGGTCCGGTGCCAAGCTGGTGATCGAGCACTGCGACAAGTACGTCGAGGGGCAGAAGCCGGAAAAGGGCTTCCTGTCGATTGAGGACGAGATCGCGCTGTGCGGGTCGGCCGGCATTGGGCTCACCGTCAACTGGGGACGCTCGGTGGTGGAGGGGCGCACGCCCGAAACCGCCGTGGCGCACGTGGAGGCCGCCGCGAAGGCCGGCGTGCTGAGCGGCCTCATGTTCTCCGGCGCCGGCCCGGAGGAGACCCAGTACGGCTACGGCTGGATCGACGGCCACCTGCCCATGAACCCGGACGAGCCGACCTCGCTCATGGACGCCGCCGCCATCAAGGCCGCCGTGCACGCCGCCGGGACGCAGGAGCGCCCGCTCGACTATCTGGGTGCCAAGGTGTGCGTGCCCAAGGACGCGACGGTCGAGGAGCGCCTCGACTATCTCGCGCGCATCCACGAGGCGGTCGTCGCATGA
- a CDS encoding ABC transporter permease — MGNLLRLLGRRLISLPFVAFGVVFLVFFLMSFSQYDPAVSALGENATAEQLAAYRHEMGFDRSWGEQFLSYLGGLFQGNLGVYGVNKDSVSSRIATAFPITLQLTFIALIIAVVFSVIFGVLAALYRDTWVDQVIRVISIIAIATPSFWLGVLLIYLLQIKLALLPGAGELVPFSVDPGEYLARMAMPAFSLGFPVAGQMTRIIRTSMVEELDKDYVRTAIGAGVPKRVVIARNVFRNALITPVTVLGMKIGYLMGGAIITEIIFSLPGMGTALFEGINGNEPILVQGVVLVVALAFVIINIIVDMLYVLINPRIRTV; from the coding sequence GTGGGCAATTTACTTCGTTTGTTGGGAAGACGATTGATATCCCTGCCGTTTGTGGCATTCGGCGTCGTTTTCCTCGTGTTCTTCCTGATGTCGTTCTCCCAATACGACCCCGCGGTCTCGGCTCTCGGCGAAAATGCCACGGCTGAGCAGCTTGCGGCATACCGCCACGAGATGGGCTTCGACCGATCGTGGGGCGAGCAGTTCCTGTCGTATCTCGGCGGCCTGTTCCAAGGCAACCTTGGCGTATACGGCGTGAACAAGGATTCCGTGTCTTCCCGCATCGCGACTGCTTTCCCGATCACGTTGCAGCTGACGTTCATCGCGCTGATCATCGCCGTGGTGTTTTCGGTGATTTTCGGTGTGCTCGCCGCCCTTTACCGTGACACGTGGGTCGATCAGGTCATCCGTGTGATTTCCATCATCGCCATCGCTACCCCGTCTTTCTGGCTGGGCGTGCTGCTGATCTACCTGCTGCAGATCAAGCTGGCCCTGCTGCCGGGTGCGGGCGAGCTCGTGCCGTTTAGCGTGGATCCCGGTGAATATCTGGCGCGCATGGCCATGCCCGCGTTCTCGCTGGGCTTCCCTGTCGCCGGACAGATGACCCGCATCATCCGAACCTCCATGGTCGAGGAACTGGATAAGGACTATGTACGCACCGCCATCGGCGCCGGCGTGCCCAAGCGCGTCGTCATTGCGCGCAACGTGTTCCGCAACGCCCTGATTACTCCGGTCACGGTGCTTGGTATGAAGATCGGCTACCTCATGGGCGGCGCCATCATCACCGAGATCATCTTCTCCCTGCCCGGCATGGGCACGGCGCTGTTCGAAGGCATCAACGGCAACGAGCCGATTCTCGTTCAGGGTGTGGTGCTGGTGGTGGCTCTCGCGTTCGTGATCATCAACATCATCGTTGACATGCTGTACGTGCTTATCAACCCGAGAATCAGGACGGTGTGA
- a CDS encoding ACT domain-containing protein yields the protein MTEEEAKSMGDLFPDLGPEAPVISGIAHDRSEALATVRGVPNEPGMAAKVFTELATAGVNVDMIVQAGASVGTADISFTVPEAAVKQVQNTLLDKQDVLGYHSFDVNTNVGKVAVVGVGMKTHSGLAAKFFQALSDEDINVLMISTSEIRIAALVPLDQLNDAVKALHTAYGLDADQIEAVVYGGTGR from the coding sequence ATGACTGAAGAAGAAGCGAAATCCATGGGCGACCTGTTCCCCGACCTGGGTCCTGAAGCTCCGGTGATTTCCGGCATCGCCCACGACCGTTCTGAGGCGCTGGCCACCGTGCGCGGCGTGCCGAACGAGCCGGGCATGGCCGCCAAGGTGTTTACCGAGCTGGCCACCGCCGGCGTGAATGTGGACATGATTGTGCAGGCCGGTGCGTCCGTGGGTACTGCGGACATCTCCTTCACTGTGCCGGAGGCCGCCGTCAAGCAGGTGCAGAACACGCTGCTCGACAAGCAGGACGTGCTGGGCTACCACTCCTTCGATGTGAATACCAACGTTGGCAAGGTGGCCGTGGTGGGCGTCGGCATGAAGACTCACTCCGGTCTGGCCGCCAAGTTCTTCCAGGCCCTGAGCGATGAGGACATTAACGTGCTGATGATTTCCACTTCCGAGATTCGTATCGCCGCGCTTGTGCCGCTCGACCAGCTGAACGACGCCGTCAAGGCTCTGCACACTGCCTACGGTCTCGATGCCGACCAGATTGAAGCCGTGGTGTACGGCGGAACCGGTCGCTGA
- a CDS encoding ABC transporter substrate-binding protein, translated as MYSWKTRMAKTAAAVLAGALALSGCGGGTGTTNAKGGPSVADTITAQVAYSSRDFNPLSTSMALPMAGNWHVTEALYTLQMSDYSLVSGLAAGEPEKISDTEYVITIRDGAKFSDGNAVTANDVKTSFERVMAPGGVYAPMLSFIDSITAQGDNKIDFKLKYAFTLFKERMSLVHIVPASQSDADLKKMPIGSGPWKYVEITDQQVKFDKNEYYNGEFPAQVSHMVWNVNVDDTARVTAMQNGKSDIMENVPAKAFDTLKAAGADIETVDGFNQAFIMFNTKQKPFDDKRVRQAVFYAIDTESMIKNQLSGEANMVTGFMPESFKAYHKASNVYTYNPEKAKELLKEAGVSEGVKFTLYTTDQTWITQLAPQIKNNLDAIGFNVDIQSMKSSALFPTITDKDDADFSMVLGPGDPTVFGNDPDVLLNWWFGDTVWTKQRMFWNGSDGYNKLHELMDKAAQSSGDEQQSYWNECFDLLSDELPMYPLFHRKLSTAVKKNVFSSYTPIGTTGLYFLNSKLNG; from the coding sequence ATGTACTCGTGGAAGACCCGAATGGCCAAGACCGCCGCTGCGGTATTGGCCGGCGCGCTCGCCTTGAGCGGCTGCGGTGGAGGAACCGGCACGACGAACGCCAAGGGAGGTCCCTCCGTCGCGGACACCATCACCGCGCAGGTGGCGTACAGCAGCCGTGACTTCAATCCGCTGTCCACGTCCATGGCCCTGCCGATGGCCGGCAACTGGCATGTGACCGAGGCGCTGTACACGCTGCAGATGTCCGACTATTCGTTGGTCTCCGGCTTGGCCGCCGGCGAACCGGAGAAGATCTCCGACACCGAATACGTCATCACGATCCGCGATGGCGCCAAGTTCTCGGACGGTAACGCCGTGACCGCCAACGACGTCAAGACCTCGTTCGAGCGCGTCATGGCGCCCGGCGGCGTTTACGCTCCGATGCTCTCGTTCATTGACTCGATCACCGCGCAGGGCGACAACAAGATTGACTTCAAGCTCAAGTACGCGTTCACCCTGTTCAAGGAGCGCATGTCGCTGGTACACATCGTTCCGGCCAGTCAGAGCGACGCGGACCTCAAGAAGATGCCGATCGGCTCCGGTCCGTGGAAGTACGTCGAGATCACCGATCAGCAGGTGAAGTTCGACAAGAACGAATATTACAACGGCGAATTCCCCGCGCAGGTCTCCCACATGGTGTGGAACGTGAATGTGGATGACACCGCCCGCGTCACCGCCATGCAGAACGGCAAGAGCGACATCATGGAGAACGTCCCCGCCAAGGCGTTCGACACCCTGAAGGCCGCCGGCGCCGACATCGAGACGGTGGATGGCTTCAATCAGGCGTTCATCATGTTCAACACCAAGCAGAAGCCGTTCGACGACAAGCGCGTGCGTCAGGCCGTGTTCTATGCGATCGACACCGAGAGCATGATCAAGAACCAGCTGTCCGGCGAGGCCAACATGGTCACCGGCTTCATGCCCGAGAGCTTCAAGGCCTATCACAAGGCCTCCAACGTGTATACCTACAACCCTGAGAAGGCCAAGGAGCTGCTCAAGGAGGCTGGTGTGTCCGAAGGCGTGAAGTTCACGCTCTACACCACGGATCAGACTTGGATCACCCAGCTGGCGCCGCAGATCAAGAACAACCTCGACGCGATCGGCTTCAACGTGGACATTCAGTCCATGAAGTCCTCCGCCCTGTTCCCGACCATCACCGATAAGGACGACGCCGACTTCTCCATGGTGCTTGGCCCCGGCGATCCGACCGTGTTCGGCAACGATCCCGACGTGCTGCTCAACTGGTGGTTCGGCGACACCGTCTGGACCAAGCAGCGCATGTTCTGGAACGGCTCCGACGGATACAACAAGCTGCATGAACTCATGGACAAGGCCGCCCAGTCCTCCGGCGACGAACAGCAGAGCTACTGGAACGAGTGCTTCGACCTGCTCTCCGACGAGCTGCCGATGTACCCGCTGTTCCACCGCAAGCTTTCCACCGCCGTCAAGAAGAACGTGTTCAGCTCCTACACCCCGATTGGAACCACTGGCCTGTACTTCCTGAACTCCAAGCTGAACGGCTGA
- a CDS encoding ROK family protein — MSAGAAPTYLAFDIGGTKVASGFVTLPASANANAGANGRPEVTARCEIPTEAARGGEDLKNRIVAFAVRQLERAEAEGVAIAGVGIAAAGVPDSETGEIVSATDILPGWRGQRIYDAFAAVTDLPVHMIGDVGAHGLGEATYGAGRGRGVVLSIGVGTGIGGAIVVDGALFTGAHGVAGHAGHVPSALGRGFLCSCGTLEGHIEPVASGTGLKDLYNRRCEEAGDENLPAADGAEVAARAAAGEELARRTLTDSARALGECVGGMGNLIDPDVIVVSGSVVKAGPIWWDALRAGFADSALALVKPTPLVEGELGGAAPLIGAAAAVHRRIGAPDDAR; from the coding sequence ATGAGCGCGGGGGCGGCGCCCACCTACCTCGCCTTCGACATCGGCGGCACCAAGGTCGCCTCGGGATTCGTGACGTTGCCCGCAAGCGCAAACGCAAACGCGGGCGCGAACGGCAGGCCTGAGGTGACGGCCCGCTGCGAAATCCCGACCGAGGCCGCGCGCGGCGGCGAGGACCTGAAGAACCGCATCGTCGCCTTCGCCGTCCGCCAGCTTGAGCGCGCCGAGGCCGAGGGCGTGGCGATCGCCGGCGTCGGCATCGCGGCGGCGGGCGTGCCGGACAGCGAAACCGGCGAGATCGTCTCCGCCACGGACATCCTGCCCGGCTGGCGCGGCCAGCGCATCTACGACGCGTTCGCGGCCGTGACCGACCTGCCGGTGCACATGATCGGCGACGTGGGCGCGCACGGTCTGGGCGAGGCGACGTACGGCGCCGGACGCGGCAGGGGCGTGGTGCTCTCGATCGGCGTGGGCACCGGCATCGGCGGCGCGATCGTGGTGGATGGCGCCCTGTTCACCGGCGCGCACGGCGTGGCCGGCCACGCGGGGCACGTGCCGAGCGCGCTGGGCCGCGGATTCCTATGCTCGTGCGGCACCCTCGAGGGGCACATCGAGCCGGTCGCGTCCGGCACGGGGCTGAAGGACCTCTACAATCGGCGCTGCGAGGAGGCCGGCGACGAGAACCTCCCGGCTGCGGACGGCGCCGAGGTGGCCGCCCGCGCGGCCGCGGGGGAGGAGCTAGCCCGCCGCACGCTCACCGACAGCGCCCGTGCGCTCGGCGAATGCGTCGGCGGCATGGGCAACCTCATCGACCCGGACGTGATCGTGGTCTCCGGCTCGGTCGTCAAGGCCGGTCCGATCTGGTGGGACGCCCTGCGCGCCGGGTTCGCCGATTCGGCGCTCGCGCTCGTCAAGCCGACGCCGCTCGTCGAGGGCGAGCTCGGAGGGGCGGCGCCGCTGATCGGCGCGGCGGCGGCTGTCCACCGGCGCATCGGCGCGCCGGACGACGCGCGATAG